In the Leptospira wolffii serovar Khorat str. Khorat-H2 genome, TCCCGAGTTGGGATGGATCCAAGGATGGAAGCTTGTGGCGGCGGCGGTCATCGCTCACGCCGTATTTTCGATGGGGAAAACGATCGTAGAAGGCCCCGTCTCAGCGGGTATCGTCGTCTTTTCTCTGGTAACCTCCTTAATTTTTCGGGATTTACCCCAGATCGTTTACATTCTCTTAGCGGGGATCTTGGGTTCCTTATTCTTGCGACCGGAGGAACAGAAGGGCTACGAGAAAAAACTCTTTTCCAAGAGTAGGAAACTGGCTTGGATACTAATCGTCTCATTTTTTCTACTCTTGGGAATTCTTCCGATTTTAAGAATTTGGATCGGAGGTAGATTCTTGGAAATCGCCGACGGGTTCTACAGAACGGGAGCCTTGGTTTTCGGAGGAGGGCATGTTGTCCTTCCTTTGCTCGAAAAGGAATTCGTTTCTCCCGGGTTCCTGGATCATGATATTTTTCTAATGGGATACGGAGCCGCTCAGGCGGTTCCGGGGCCCCTTTTCACATTCTCCGCTTATATAGGAGTTTTTCTGGACGGAATCGGAGGAGCGGTCGCAGGCTTGGTTTGGATTTTTCTACCCTCTTTTCTCATTCTATTCGGAGTCTTGCC is a window encoding:
- the chrA gene encoding chromate efflux transporter; its protein translation is MREIFLAFLRLGLVSFGGPTAHIGYFHSEFVIKKKWIEESVFAEMQAICQMLPGPASSQLGICIGAIRGGTGGGLAAWLGFTLPSAVLLVLFAELVKKDIIPELGWIQGWKLVAAAVIAHAVFSMGKTIVEGPVSAGIVVFSLVTSLIFRDLPQIVYILLAGILGSLFLRPEEQKGYEKKLFSKSRKLAWILIVSFFLLLGILPILRIWIGGRFLEIADGFYRTGALVFGGGHVVLPLLEKEFVSPGFLDHDIFLMGYGAAQAVPGPLFTFSAYIGVFLDGIGGAVAGLVWIFLPSFLILFGVLPYWEKIREYPWISSAVKGMNASVLGILAAALYDPVLKTSVHSWLDLGFAVLLFLGLLLFRIPNWFLLFPGFLYGLFRGAGYL